A genome region from Eurosta solidaginis isolate ZX-2024a chromosome 2, ASM4086904v1, whole genome shotgun sequence includes the following:
- the LOC137242677 gene encoding uncharacterized protein, producing MSKVVSTKQQLERLISLMEENPVIAKGICTKVQSTKRWEEITAVLNCLGPPVRETKKWMKVWADMKSKKKMSENMVEYRATGGGPNRLNAYTHAEEAIMGLLQLHTSVDPPGEEHGLNANEVVECEVSMNEERLDDDNTEPIEDLEVSEHSVAVVEERPWRNTRRRCSRTERLKLLEEQTSDQKRFHKEMLETLKEIKKVQWRLKNMRKGHMR from the exons at GTCGAAAGTggtgagtacaaaacaacagctgGAAAGACTGATTTCATTAATGGAGGAAAATCCCGTGATAGCAAAAGGAATTTGCACAAAAGTCCAATCTACAAAAAGGTGGGAAGAGATAACAGCGGTGCTTAACTGCCTGGGACCACCCGTAAGAGAGACAAAGAAGTGGATGAAG GTGTGGGCTGACATGAAGTCGAAAAAGAAAATGTCGGAGAACATGGTGGAATATCGCGCAACTGGTGGTGGGCCAAACAGACTGAATGCATATACGCACGCAGAAGAGGCTATAATGGGCTTACTACAGCTTCACACCAGCGTAGATCCACCTGGAGAAGAGCATGGGCTAAATGCAAATGAGGTCGTCGAGTGTGAAGTTAGCATGAATGAGGAGCGATTGGATGATGATAATACAGAACCTATTGAAGATTTGGAGGTAAGCGAGCATAGTGTTGCTGTTGTCGAGGAAAGGCCATGGAGAAATACCAGAAGAAGATGTAGCAGAACGGAACGGTTAAAGTTATTGGAAGAGCAAACCAGTGATCAAAAAAGGTTCCATAAAGAAATGCTCGAAACTCTAAAAGAGATAAAAAAAGTGCAATGGAGACTGAAAAATATGCGGAAAGGACATATGCGTTGA